The Rhinolophus ferrumequinum isolate MPI-CBG mRhiFer1 chromosome 28, mRhiFer1_v1.p, whole genome shotgun sequence genome has a window encoding:
- the ALPK3 gene encoding alpha-protein kinase 3 isoform X1, with translation MGSRRAPSRGWGAGGRAWAGGDGEDDGPVWTPGPASRSYLLSVRPETSLSSSRLSLPSSGRSTFCSIIAQLTEETQPLFETTLKSRAVSEDSDVRFTCVVTGYPEPEVTWYKDDMELDRYCGLPKYEITHQGNRHTLQLYKCREEDAAIYQASARNTKGIVSCSGVLEVGTMTEYKIHQRWFAKLKQKAAAKMREIEQSWKQGKEAAGEADTLRKLSPDRFQRKRRLSGAEVPVPSAPTRGAEDSTPAAWQERGTEPGQHPGSGLMNSFAPREVTTNGDAAPENGEGGEHGLLTYICEAMELGSQRPPKKESGAKKKKKDEARKPGLRKPELEKAARGHHSENCVPTSDTPESCGAVEPMDTEQAQSRPRGRAAQGTGAARVDGTGNPASAVGSADQAQNAPGPDQEVYFSLKDMYLESTGAVRPQGEEGSHTSSGRAPGEMPSGKVPREARGERGPAAPGQPMPSAPQPTRPFNRKRFAPPKPKEEPTTNSKPDASPSQAPEPGAQSLGKAPPQVSAQAPTPPARRRHSPLQGQTGGRTPGEVSETQAASSSTDVTSAGGSTPRSQGVTEPMDTKTQESRRAHADGQPGGKRNTEADGKMQVDGRTRGDGTPRTQADRKTQVNVTQESERPASDRSSPADVVAQGRAGTQVKRTQAGERTQEDKGMQSERGMRTAIEGQSGEESLTCLSPQPGAPERPPSEALKSPRITECCEQAPGRSSVPEKPGFMLRSEEAAVTASENQEETVLGPLAGGLTLPAQPPPEDGLEQTGGEKCRGPEWSGPVRDKPEDGLFQCPTEEHMRDVLSVDPGCCAPVGLGPEGPSLPATGLTHSSQQGLPSTPTSQYVNAAAFLPSGEHALLNSVPPLHLGLGTPTQSHPPETMAARNEGACTKMPDVEGRPPDPRSCDPGLIDSLKNYLLLLLKLSSTETSGAGTEAQGGAAPGGPAPSPMLAPTVEVAGLSPRTSRRILERVENDHLVQSAQTLLLSPCTSRRLTGLLDQEVQAGRQALAAARRPSPSPSPLTVPAIVVGEEEGPGLASEGPGEGEREAPLEGPGLLGTSQESSVGCQLGEAGGQATSGQGPLSAESRAQEPFREEEGPGEALPGLPAATPEELALGARRKRLLPKVRAAGDGEVAKPEEKESPTLSPRGPRNGLSPGSPGPPGREKRSPTQGRKAGLLEVPQAVEEPAAEDPASNPKASGQNAELALDEGKQEAPAKPRNAKEDLLKAPQVIRKIRVEQFPDASGSLKLWCQFFNILSDSVLTWAKDQRPVGEVARSAGDEGPAALAIVQASPVDCGTYRCTIHNKHGSASTDFCLSPEVLSGFICREEGEVGEEIEMTPMVFAKGLADSGCWGDKLFGRLVSEELRGGGRGHGLRKASQAKVIYGLEPIFESGRTCVIKVSSLLVFGPSSETSLVGRNYDVTIQGCKIQNMSREYCKIFAAEARAAPGFGEVPEIIPLYLIYRPANNIPYATLEEDLGKPLEPYCSREWGRAAAPAAASSSEAMQKCQTFQHWLFLWTNGSFLVTDVAGVGWKMTDVQIATKLRGYQGLKESCLPALLDQFASSHQCNTFCEMLGLKPLKGPEAAHPQAKAKGSKSPSAGRKGPQLSPQPQKKGLPSPQGARRSAPSSKATPQTSGTVATELLGQPPIQEGGSKAQGTR, from the exons GATACCCAGAGCCAGAGGTGACATGGTATAAGGATGACATGGAGCTGGACCGCTACTGTGGCTTGCCGAAATACGAGATCACTCATCAGGGCAACCGCCACACACTGCAGCTCTACAA GTGTCGAGAAGAAGATGCCGCCATCTACCAGGCCTCTGCCCGGAACACCAAGGGCATCGTGTCCTGCTCGGGCGTCCTGGAGGTGGGCACTATGACCGAGTACAAGATCCACCAGCGCTGGTTCGCCAAGCTGAAGCAGAAGGCTGCGGCGAAGATGCGTGAGATTGAGCAGAGCTGGAAGCAGGGCAAGGAGGCGGCGGGAGAGGCCGACACCCTGCGCAAGCTCAGCCCTGACCGCTTCCAGCGAAAGCGGCGGCTGAGCGGGGCTGAGGTGCCAGTACCGTCCGCCCCCACCAGGGGAGCTGAGGACAGCACCCCGGCGGCTTGGCAGGAGAGGGGCACTGAGCCTGGTCAGCACCCAGGGTCAGGCCTGATGAACAGCTTTGCCCCCAGAGAGGTGACCACCAATGGGGACGCTGCCCCTGAGAACGGGGAGGGCGGGGAGCACGGCCTGTTGACATACATCTGTGAGGCCATGGAGCTGGGGTCTCAGAGACCCCCCAAAAAGGAGTCTGGggccaagaagaaaaagaaagatgaagcaCGTAAGCCAGGGCTGCGGAAGCCAGAGTTAGAGAAGGCAGCTCGAGGCCACCATTCTGAAAACTGTGTTCCCACTTCGGACACGCCTGAGTCCTGTGGGGCAGTGGAGCCCATGGACACGGAGCAGGCTCAGAGCCGTCCCAGAGGCAGGGCTGCTCAGGGGACTGGGGCTGCCAGGGTGGATGGCACCGGGAATCCAGCCTCGGCCGTGGGCTCTGCAGACCAGGCCCAGAATGCCCCAGGCCCAGACCAGGAAGTTTATTTCTCCCTGAAGGACATGTATCTGGAGAGCACCGGGGCAGTCAGGCCTCAGGGGGAGGAGGGGTCCCACACCTCAAGTGGCAGGGCACCGGGAGAGATGCCCTCAGGCAAGGTGCCCAGAGAGGCCAGAGGTGAGAGGGGGCCTGCTGCCCCTGGCCAGCCCATGCCCTCTGCCCCCCAGCCGACTAGGCCTTTCAACAGGAAGAGATTTGCCCCTCCGAAGCCCAAAGAGGAGCCCACCACCAACAGCAAGCCCGATGCTTCCCCAAGTCAAGCTCCAGAACCCGGAGCCCAGAGCCTGGGGAAGGCCCCACCTCAGGTCTCTGCCCAGGCGCCAACACCTCCTGCTCGGCGGAGGCACAGCCCGCTGCAGGGACAAACAGGCGGCAGGACTCCAGGAGAG GTCTCAGAGACCCAGGCGGCCAGCAGCAGCACTGATGTAACCTCTGCTGGTGGCAGCACCCCCAGAAGTCAGGGCGTCACTGAGCCCATGGATACCAAAACTCAGGAAAGTAGGAGAGCACATGCTGATGGGCAACCCGGAGGCAAGAGGAACACAGAGGCAGATGGGAAGATGCAGGTGGATGGCAGGACACGAGGAGATGGAACCCCGAGGACACAGGCGGATAGGAAGACACAGGTGAACGTGACACAAGAAAGtgagaggccagcttcagacaggAGTTCCCCGGCGGATGTGGTAGCACAGGGAAGGGCAGGGACACAGGTGAAGAGGACACAGGCCGGTGAGAGGACACAGGAAGACAAGGGGATGCAGTCGGAGAGGGGCATGCGCACGGCCATTGAAGGTCAGTCAGGGGAGGAGTCGCTGACCTGCCTCAGCCCACAGCCCGGAGCTCCTGAACGCCCACCTTCAGAGGCTCTCAAGTCTCCTCGGATTACTGAGTGTTGTGAGCAGGCCCCAGGAAGGTCCTCTGTCCCAGAAAAACCTGGTTTCATGCTCAGATCTGAGGAAGCAGCAGTAACAGCCTCCGAGAACCAAGAGGAAACTGTGTTGGGTCCCCTGGCAGGGGGCCTGACACTCCCAGCGCAGCCGCCTCCTGAGGATGGCTTGGAGCAGACGGGAGGAGAGAAATGCCGGGGGCCGGAGTGGTCAGGTCCGGTCAGGGACAAGCCGGAGGATGGCCTGTTCCAGTGCCCCACGGAGGAACACATGAGGGACGTGCTGTCTGTGGATCCGGGCTGCTGTGCCCCTGTCGGCCTAGGCCCCGAGGGGCCCTCTCTTCCAGCGACTGGCCTGACTCATAGCTCACAGCAGGGGCTGCCTAGCACCCCGACTTCTCAGTACGTGAACGCAGCTGCCTTCCTGCCCTCTGGCGAGCACGCCTTGCTCAATTCTGTCCCCCCACTGCACTTGGGGCTGGGAacccccacccagagtcacccaCCAGAAACCATGGCAGCCAGGAATGAGGGGGCCTGCACCAAGATGCCAGATGTGGAAGGGAGGCCCCCAGACCCCCGGAGCTGTGACCCAGGCCTCATAGATTCCCTGAAGAACTACTTGCTTCTGCTGCTGAAGCTTTCCAGCACAGAGACGAGTGGAGCGGGCACGGAGGCCCAGGGTGGAGCTGCCCCCGGAGGCCCAGCGCCCTCGCCCATGCTGGCCCCCACCGTGGAAGTGGCTGGTCTGAGTCCGCGGACGTCTCGGCGCATCCTGGAGCGCGTGGAGAACGACCACCTGGTGCAGAGCGCACAGACCCTGCTGCTCAGCCCCTGTACCTCCCGCCGCCTCACCGGCCTCCTGGACCAAGAGGTGCAGGCTGGCCGTCAGGCTCTGGCTGCTGCCCGGCgccccagccccagtcccagCCCCCTCACCGTCCCGGCCATTGTGGTAGGTGAGGAGGAGGGCCCTGGGCTGGCGTCAGAAGGGCCCGGTGAGGGTGAGAGAGAGGCCCCCCTTGAGGGGCCTGGCCTCCTGGGCACCTCCCAGGAGAGCAGCGTGGGGTGTCAGCTGGGGGAGGCAGGTGGTCAGGCCACCTCTGGTCAGGGCCCTCTGTCAGCAGAGAGCAGAGCCCAGGAACCCTTCCGGGAGGAGGAGGGCCCAGGGGAGGCGCTGCCAGGTCTGCCCGCAGCTACCCCCGAGGAGCTAGCTCTGGGGGCCCGGAGGAAGAGGCTTCTCCCTAAGGTCAGAGCAGCAGGAGACGGGGAGGTAGCCAAGCCTGAAGAAAAGGAGAGCCCCACGCTTTCCCCCCGAGGGCCCAGGAATGGCCTTTCGCCTGGGTCCCCCGGGCCTCCAGGGCGGGAGAAACGCTCCCCTACCCAGGGCCGAAAGGCAGGCCTGCTAGAGGTACCGCAGGCAGTGGAGGAGCCGGCAGCAGAAGACCCGGCCTCCAACCCCAAGGCCAGTGGGCAGAACGCAGAGCTGGCCCTGGACGAAGGCAAGCAGGAAGCTCCAGCCAAACCGAGGAACGCCAAAGAAGACCTGCTAAAAG ccccacaGGTGATCCGGAAGATTCGGGTGGAGCAGTTTCCTGATGCCTCGGGAAGCCTGAAGCTCTGGTGCCAGTTTTTCAACATTCTCAGTGATTCAGTCTTGACATGGGCCAAGGACCAGCGCCCAGTGGGCGAGGTGGCAAGGAG TGCAGGGGACGAGGGGCCGGCGGCCTTGGCCATCGTGCAGGCGTCCCCCGTGGACTGCGGCACGTACCGATGCACCATCCACAACAAGCATGGCTCGGCCTCCACTGACTTCTGCCTCAGCCCCGAAG TGCTGTCAGGATTCATCTgcagagaagaaggggaag TTGGAGAGGAGATTGAGATGACCCCCATGGTGTTTGCTAAGGGTCTGGCTGATTCTGGCTGCTGGGGGGACAAGCTGTTTGGGCGCCTGGTGAGCGAGGAGCTACGAGGGGGTGGACGTGGGCACGGCCTTCGGAAGGCCTCCCAGGCCAAGGTCATCTACGGGCTGGAGCCCATCTTCGAGTCGGGCCGCACGTGCGTCATCAAGGTGTCCAGCCTGCTGGTGTTCGGGCCCAGCAGCGAGACTTCTCTCGTGGGCAGAAACTACGATGTCACCATTCAG GGGTGCAAGATCCAGAACATGAGTCGGGAGTACTGCAAAATCTTTGCAGCGGAAGCCCGGGCCGCGCCTGGCTTTGGGGAGGTCCCTGA GATCATCCCGCTGTACCTGATCTACCGGCCTGCAAACAATATCCCCTACGCTACCCTGGAGGAAGACCTGGGCAAGCCCCTGGAGCCTTACTGCTCCCGGGAATGGGGCCGTGCTGCGGCGCCAGCAGCAGCCAGCAGCTCCGAAGCCATGCAGAAATGCCAGACCTTCCAGCACTGGCTGTTCCTGTGGACGAATGGCAGCTTCCTGGTCACAGATGTGGCAG GGGTTGGCTGGAAGATGACTGATGTGCAGATCGCCACCAAGCTGCGAGG ATACCAAGGCCTGAAGGAGAGCTGTCTCCCGGCCCTGCTGGACCAGTTTGCCTCCTCCCACCAGTGCAACACCTTCTGTGAGATGCTGGGGTTGAAGCCCCTCAAGGGCCCCGAGGCTGCCCACCCCCAGGCCAAGGCCAAAGGCTCCAAGAGTCCATCTGCTGGCAGGAAGGGCCCCCAGCTGAGTCCTCAGCCCCAGAAGAAAGGCCTCCCCAGTCCCCAGGGCGCCCGGAGGAGCGCCCCAAGCTCCAAGGCCACTCCTCAGACCTCAGGGACGGTTGCCACCGAGTTATTGGGGCAGCCTCCCATCCAAGAGGGGGGCTCCAAGGCCCAGGGCACGCGGTAG
- the ALPK3 gene encoding alpha-protein kinase 3 isoform X2, giving the protein MGSRRAPSRGWGAGGRAWAGGDGEDDGPVWTPGPASRSYLLSVRPETRSTFCSIIAQLTEETQPLFETTLKSRAVSEDSDVRFTCVVTGYPEPEVTWYKDDMELDRYCGLPKYEITHQGNRHTLQLYKCREEDAAIYQASARNTKGIVSCSGVLEVGTMTEYKIHQRWFAKLKQKAAAKMREIEQSWKQGKEAAGEADTLRKLSPDRFQRKRRLSGAEVPVPSAPTRGAEDSTPAAWQERGTEPGQHPGSGLMNSFAPREVTTNGDAAPENGEGGEHGLLTYICEAMELGSQRPPKKESGAKKKKKDEARKPGLRKPELEKAARGHHSENCVPTSDTPESCGAVEPMDTEQAQSRPRGRAAQGTGAARVDGTGNPASAVGSADQAQNAPGPDQEVYFSLKDMYLESTGAVRPQGEEGSHTSSGRAPGEMPSGKVPREARGERGPAAPGQPMPSAPQPTRPFNRKRFAPPKPKEEPTTNSKPDASPSQAPEPGAQSLGKAPPQVSAQAPTPPARRRHSPLQGQTGGRTPGEVSETQAASSSTDVTSAGGSTPRSQGVTEPMDTKTQESRRAHADGQPGGKRNTEADGKMQVDGRTRGDGTPRTQADRKTQVNVTQESERPASDRSSPADVVAQGRAGTQVKRTQAGERTQEDKGMQSERGMRTAIEGQSGEESLTCLSPQPGAPERPPSEALKSPRITECCEQAPGRSSVPEKPGFMLRSEEAAVTASENQEETVLGPLAGGLTLPAQPPPEDGLEQTGGEKCRGPEWSGPVRDKPEDGLFQCPTEEHMRDVLSVDPGCCAPVGLGPEGPSLPATGLTHSSQQGLPSTPTSQYVNAAAFLPSGEHALLNSVPPLHLGLGTPTQSHPPETMAARNEGACTKMPDVEGRPPDPRSCDPGLIDSLKNYLLLLLKLSSTETSGAGTEAQGGAAPGGPAPSPMLAPTVEVAGLSPRTSRRILERVENDHLVQSAQTLLLSPCTSRRLTGLLDQEVQAGRQALAAARRPSPSPSPLTVPAIVVGEEEGPGLASEGPGEGEREAPLEGPGLLGTSQESSVGCQLGEAGGQATSGQGPLSAESRAQEPFREEEGPGEALPGLPAATPEELALGARRKRLLPKVRAAGDGEVAKPEEKESPTLSPRGPRNGLSPGSPGPPGREKRSPTQGRKAGLLEVPQAVEEPAAEDPASNPKASGQNAELALDEGKQEAPAKPRNAKEDLLKAPQVIRKIRVEQFPDASGSLKLWCQFFNILSDSVLTWAKDQRPVGEVARSAGDEGPAALAIVQASPVDCGTYRCTIHNKHGSASTDFCLSPEVLSGFICREEGEVGEEIEMTPMVFAKGLADSGCWGDKLFGRLVSEELRGGGRGHGLRKASQAKVIYGLEPIFESGRTCVIKVSSLLVFGPSSETSLVGRNYDVTIQGCKIQNMSREYCKIFAAEARAAPGFGEVPEIIPLYLIYRPANNIPYATLEEDLGKPLEPYCSREWGRAAAPAAASSSEAMQKCQTFQHWLFLWTNGSFLVTDVAGVGWKMTDVQIATKLRGYQGLKESCLPALLDQFASSHQCNTFCEMLGLKPLKGPEAAHPQAKAKGSKSPSAGRKGPQLSPQPQKKGLPSPQGARRSAPSSKATPQTSGTVATELLGQPPIQEGGSKAQGTR; this is encoded by the exons GATACCCAGAGCCAGAGGTGACATGGTATAAGGATGACATGGAGCTGGACCGCTACTGTGGCTTGCCGAAATACGAGATCACTCATCAGGGCAACCGCCACACACTGCAGCTCTACAA GTGTCGAGAAGAAGATGCCGCCATCTACCAGGCCTCTGCCCGGAACACCAAGGGCATCGTGTCCTGCTCGGGCGTCCTGGAGGTGGGCACTATGACCGAGTACAAGATCCACCAGCGCTGGTTCGCCAAGCTGAAGCAGAAGGCTGCGGCGAAGATGCGTGAGATTGAGCAGAGCTGGAAGCAGGGCAAGGAGGCGGCGGGAGAGGCCGACACCCTGCGCAAGCTCAGCCCTGACCGCTTCCAGCGAAAGCGGCGGCTGAGCGGGGCTGAGGTGCCAGTACCGTCCGCCCCCACCAGGGGAGCTGAGGACAGCACCCCGGCGGCTTGGCAGGAGAGGGGCACTGAGCCTGGTCAGCACCCAGGGTCAGGCCTGATGAACAGCTTTGCCCCCAGAGAGGTGACCACCAATGGGGACGCTGCCCCTGAGAACGGGGAGGGCGGGGAGCACGGCCTGTTGACATACATCTGTGAGGCCATGGAGCTGGGGTCTCAGAGACCCCCCAAAAAGGAGTCTGGggccaagaagaaaaagaaagatgaagcaCGTAAGCCAGGGCTGCGGAAGCCAGAGTTAGAGAAGGCAGCTCGAGGCCACCATTCTGAAAACTGTGTTCCCACTTCGGACACGCCTGAGTCCTGTGGGGCAGTGGAGCCCATGGACACGGAGCAGGCTCAGAGCCGTCCCAGAGGCAGGGCTGCTCAGGGGACTGGGGCTGCCAGGGTGGATGGCACCGGGAATCCAGCCTCGGCCGTGGGCTCTGCAGACCAGGCCCAGAATGCCCCAGGCCCAGACCAGGAAGTTTATTTCTCCCTGAAGGACATGTATCTGGAGAGCACCGGGGCAGTCAGGCCTCAGGGGGAGGAGGGGTCCCACACCTCAAGTGGCAGGGCACCGGGAGAGATGCCCTCAGGCAAGGTGCCCAGAGAGGCCAGAGGTGAGAGGGGGCCTGCTGCCCCTGGCCAGCCCATGCCCTCTGCCCCCCAGCCGACTAGGCCTTTCAACAGGAAGAGATTTGCCCCTCCGAAGCCCAAAGAGGAGCCCACCACCAACAGCAAGCCCGATGCTTCCCCAAGTCAAGCTCCAGAACCCGGAGCCCAGAGCCTGGGGAAGGCCCCACCTCAGGTCTCTGCCCAGGCGCCAACACCTCCTGCTCGGCGGAGGCACAGCCCGCTGCAGGGACAAACAGGCGGCAGGACTCCAGGAGAG GTCTCAGAGACCCAGGCGGCCAGCAGCAGCACTGATGTAACCTCTGCTGGTGGCAGCACCCCCAGAAGTCAGGGCGTCACTGAGCCCATGGATACCAAAACTCAGGAAAGTAGGAGAGCACATGCTGATGGGCAACCCGGAGGCAAGAGGAACACAGAGGCAGATGGGAAGATGCAGGTGGATGGCAGGACACGAGGAGATGGAACCCCGAGGACACAGGCGGATAGGAAGACACAGGTGAACGTGACACAAGAAAGtgagaggccagcttcagacaggAGTTCCCCGGCGGATGTGGTAGCACAGGGAAGGGCAGGGACACAGGTGAAGAGGACACAGGCCGGTGAGAGGACACAGGAAGACAAGGGGATGCAGTCGGAGAGGGGCATGCGCACGGCCATTGAAGGTCAGTCAGGGGAGGAGTCGCTGACCTGCCTCAGCCCACAGCCCGGAGCTCCTGAACGCCCACCTTCAGAGGCTCTCAAGTCTCCTCGGATTACTGAGTGTTGTGAGCAGGCCCCAGGAAGGTCCTCTGTCCCAGAAAAACCTGGTTTCATGCTCAGATCTGAGGAAGCAGCAGTAACAGCCTCCGAGAACCAAGAGGAAACTGTGTTGGGTCCCCTGGCAGGGGGCCTGACACTCCCAGCGCAGCCGCCTCCTGAGGATGGCTTGGAGCAGACGGGAGGAGAGAAATGCCGGGGGCCGGAGTGGTCAGGTCCGGTCAGGGACAAGCCGGAGGATGGCCTGTTCCAGTGCCCCACGGAGGAACACATGAGGGACGTGCTGTCTGTGGATCCGGGCTGCTGTGCCCCTGTCGGCCTAGGCCCCGAGGGGCCCTCTCTTCCAGCGACTGGCCTGACTCATAGCTCACAGCAGGGGCTGCCTAGCACCCCGACTTCTCAGTACGTGAACGCAGCTGCCTTCCTGCCCTCTGGCGAGCACGCCTTGCTCAATTCTGTCCCCCCACTGCACTTGGGGCTGGGAacccccacccagagtcacccaCCAGAAACCATGGCAGCCAGGAATGAGGGGGCCTGCACCAAGATGCCAGATGTGGAAGGGAGGCCCCCAGACCCCCGGAGCTGTGACCCAGGCCTCATAGATTCCCTGAAGAACTACTTGCTTCTGCTGCTGAAGCTTTCCAGCACAGAGACGAGTGGAGCGGGCACGGAGGCCCAGGGTGGAGCTGCCCCCGGAGGCCCAGCGCCCTCGCCCATGCTGGCCCCCACCGTGGAAGTGGCTGGTCTGAGTCCGCGGACGTCTCGGCGCATCCTGGAGCGCGTGGAGAACGACCACCTGGTGCAGAGCGCACAGACCCTGCTGCTCAGCCCCTGTACCTCCCGCCGCCTCACCGGCCTCCTGGACCAAGAGGTGCAGGCTGGCCGTCAGGCTCTGGCTGCTGCCCGGCgccccagccccagtcccagCCCCCTCACCGTCCCGGCCATTGTGGTAGGTGAGGAGGAGGGCCCTGGGCTGGCGTCAGAAGGGCCCGGTGAGGGTGAGAGAGAGGCCCCCCTTGAGGGGCCTGGCCTCCTGGGCACCTCCCAGGAGAGCAGCGTGGGGTGTCAGCTGGGGGAGGCAGGTGGTCAGGCCACCTCTGGTCAGGGCCCTCTGTCAGCAGAGAGCAGAGCCCAGGAACCCTTCCGGGAGGAGGAGGGCCCAGGGGAGGCGCTGCCAGGTCTGCCCGCAGCTACCCCCGAGGAGCTAGCTCTGGGGGCCCGGAGGAAGAGGCTTCTCCCTAAGGTCAGAGCAGCAGGAGACGGGGAGGTAGCCAAGCCTGAAGAAAAGGAGAGCCCCACGCTTTCCCCCCGAGGGCCCAGGAATGGCCTTTCGCCTGGGTCCCCCGGGCCTCCAGGGCGGGAGAAACGCTCCCCTACCCAGGGCCGAAAGGCAGGCCTGCTAGAGGTACCGCAGGCAGTGGAGGAGCCGGCAGCAGAAGACCCGGCCTCCAACCCCAAGGCCAGTGGGCAGAACGCAGAGCTGGCCCTGGACGAAGGCAAGCAGGAAGCTCCAGCCAAACCGAGGAACGCCAAAGAAGACCTGCTAAAAG ccccacaGGTGATCCGGAAGATTCGGGTGGAGCAGTTTCCTGATGCCTCGGGAAGCCTGAAGCTCTGGTGCCAGTTTTTCAACATTCTCAGTGATTCAGTCTTGACATGGGCCAAGGACCAGCGCCCAGTGGGCGAGGTGGCAAGGAG TGCAGGGGACGAGGGGCCGGCGGCCTTGGCCATCGTGCAGGCGTCCCCCGTGGACTGCGGCACGTACCGATGCACCATCCACAACAAGCATGGCTCGGCCTCCACTGACTTCTGCCTCAGCCCCGAAG TGCTGTCAGGATTCATCTgcagagaagaaggggaag TTGGAGAGGAGATTGAGATGACCCCCATGGTGTTTGCTAAGGGTCTGGCTGATTCTGGCTGCTGGGGGGACAAGCTGTTTGGGCGCCTGGTGAGCGAGGAGCTACGAGGGGGTGGACGTGGGCACGGCCTTCGGAAGGCCTCCCAGGCCAAGGTCATCTACGGGCTGGAGCCCATCTTCGAGTCGGGCCGCACGTGCGTCATCAAGGTGTCCAGCCTGCTGGTGTTCGGGCCCAGCAGCGAGACTTCTCTCGTGGGCAGAAACTACGATGTCACCATTCAG GGGTGCAAGATCCAGAACATGAGTCGGGAGTACTGCAAAATCTTTGCAGCGGAAGCCCGGGCCGCGCCTGGCTTTGGGGAGGTCCCTGA GATCATCCCGCTGTACCTGATCTACCGGCCTGCAAACAATATCCCCTACGCTACCCTGGAGGAAGACCTGGGCAAGCCCCTGGAGCCTTACTGCTCCCGGGAATGGGGCCGTGCTGCGGCGCCAGCAGCAGCCAGCAGCTCCGAAGCCATGCAGAAATGCCAGACCTTCCAGCACTGGCTGTTCCTGTGGACGAATGGCAGCTTCCTGGTCACAGATGTGGCAG GGGTTGGCTGGAAGATGACTGATGTGCAGATCGCCACCAAGCTGCGAGG ATACCAAGGCCTGAAGGAGAGCTGTCTCCCGGCCCTGCTGGACCAGTTTGCCTCCTCCCACCAGTGCAACACCTTCTGTGAGATGCTGGGGTTGAAGCCCCTCAAGGGCCCCGAGGCTGCCCACCCCCAGGCCAAGGCCAAAGGCTCCAAGAGTCCATCTGCTGGCAGGAAGGGCCCCCAGCTGAGTCCTCAGCCCCAGAAGAAAGGCCTCCCCAGTCCCCAGGGCGCCCGGAGGAGCGCCCCAAGCTCCAAGGCCACTCCTCAGACCTCAGGGACGGTTGCCACCGAGTTATTGGGGCAGCCTCCCATCCAAGAGGGGGGCTCCAAGGCCCAGGGCACGCGGTAG